Proteins found in one Anopheles aquasalis chromosome 3, idAnoAquaMG_Q_19, whole genome shotgun sequence genomic segment:
- the LOC126578121 gene encoding zinc finger MIZ domain-containing protein 1 isoform X2 — protein MSAQGGSLGAPALGDRRSPYIGGYPADAQHHQQQQQQQQQHLQNPHHDYHRGVLQQQDTTGGYLDKQQLLQLQQQQQQQQQKAYAKQAQAAAGGANQQQQQQQQHGQRAARSAASTTGSSSGTAGGQHGFNGQAMVAAAGGQQGNMDVGYNPQMSNMAMHSQSQSWNQMGGMGQMGGGGGMGQMNAMNQMGGGGGTGAGNVGGAMGPMGQMGGNPGPGAGMPMNAMNAMNGMGPGGGGGGGAGGGAGYGRHHQQMNPMAQMMNMGMGMGGGGGGGGQMGQNGGMGPGGMAGGGGGAMNPLSQMNQMSPMSKMQGMANGYGPPQHPRRMAPYPNPQMQMAHKRSMYGMGGQGQGQGMPGAGGQFPPHHQAAAAAAAAAAAAAAGVPLPMQAAGGYGRHGPMGPMGGYRGGPPMMQQRQNTPPYGGGPGPLGAGAGMGPGPGGGGGGGAVGIHPNQQQQQQQQHHLHHHQQQQQQHHQQQQQQQQQPHPAQQHHQQQQQQQQQQQQQQQYYNTGYQNMQGYQPDMRMNFQHSPVPGNPTPPLTPASSMTPYISPNPDVKPNIPQNEELRLTFPVRDGILLPPFRLEHNLAVSNHVFQLKSTVYNTLMCRPDLELQLKCFHHEDRQMNTNWPASVQVSANSTPLEIDRGDNKNTHRPLYLKQVCQPGRNTIQITVSTCCCSHLFVLQLVHRPSVNHVLHTLLKRNLLSAEQAVAKIKRNFAASHTANANQGPGAADKATDPLSGDPTTPNSAKVSLKCTVTSKRITLPARGHDCKHIQCFDLEAYLALNCERGNWRCPVCNKPALTEGLEIDQYMWAILNTLNSSNTPNGMDTEEVIIDAQANWRAIKPPGCIGNPNIGGNLNPQQSQQQQQQQQQQHPQQHSQQQLQQQPPQPQNPNEASGGPIAGGRGGSGTPGLPVIKPDPDADAKHFSSKVMSPGSTSLPTWDNMNAMSPYMSPDMSSIASGSMMGSNSYNRTPQYDTYGNPIIKQEPGPASGGNVVGGGGAGSIGNGGNNGNNGNGNNAGPGTPVTDFHGGNPLAHLSDSVNSLDPLNAMEKSLNDQMPHTPHTPHTPGGGNSSGHPMTPGGPPSVPPANENPQQPSQSNSSGTSGCPSSSGNSNNNNSNVTNAGQSSSGSSSGGINPNTTMGQMSHSPGNAGHGMQLHSPQQQQQQHPNLGLGPNNPAANIMNSPQSLMNSPQNMMNSPQSMMQQQQQQQNLLSLGSMIGHQQQQQQQQQQQSHANALVGLTDVDLPADLNFDPAAVIEGEGGNDLNLLPDNGIVDPMELLSYLDPPDLNTPPSSGSSNNANSDDILAALFD, from the exons ATGAGCGCCCAGGGGGGCTCCCTAGGGGCTCCAGCTTTGGGTGATCGTCGATCTCCTTACATCGGAGGCTACCCAGCCGAcgctcagcaccaccagcagcagcagcagcagcagcaacaacatttgcaaaaTCCACATCACG ATTACCACCGGGGAGTCCTACAGCAACAGGACACTACCGGAGGCTACTTAGATAAACAGCAACTGCTGcaacttcaacagcagcagcagcaacagcaacagaaagcCTACGCAAAGCAGGCACAGGCGGCAGCAGGCGGtgctaaccagcagcagcagcagcagcagcagcacggtcaGCGAGCGGCTCGCTCGGCCgcatccaccaccggcagtagcagcggcactGCCGGTGGTCAGCACGGTTTCAACGGTCAAGCTATGGTCGCAGCGGCCGGTGGTCAGCAGGGCAACATGGACGTAGGATACAATCCACAG ATGAGCAACATGGCCATGCACTCGCAGTCACAGTCCTGGAACCAGATGGGTGGCATGGGCcagatgggtggtggtggcggtatgGGACAGATGAACGCCATGAACCagatgggcggtggtggtggcaccggtgccgggAATGTCGGCGGTGCCATGGGGCCGATGGGTCAGATGGGTGGCAACCCTGGTCCCGGTGCCGGTATGCCGATGAACGCGATGAACGCCATGAACGGAATGGGaccaggcggcggcggcggaggtggagcgggtggtggtgcaggctACGGACGGCACCATCAACAGATGAACCCGATGGCGCAGATGATGAACATGGGCATGGGCatgggtggaggaggtggcggAGGCGGTCAGATGGGCCAGAATGGTGGAATGGGCCCAGGAGgaatggccggtggtggtggtggtgccatgAATCCACTCAGCCAGATGAACCAGATGTCACCGATGTCGAAGATGCAAGGAATGGCCAATGGGTACGGACCACCGCAGCATCCCCGGCGGATGGCACCCTACCCGAACCCGCAGATGCAGATGGCGCACAAGCGTTCGATGTACGGGATGGGCGgtcagggccagggccagggtatgcccggtgccggtggtcaaTTTCCACCTCACCATcaggcagcagcggcagcagcagcagcagcagcggccgcagcagccggTGTACCACTACCCATGCAAGCCGCCGGTGGCTACGGTCGCCACGGACCGATGGGCCCGATGGGCGGCTACCGAGGTGGTCCACCGATGATGCAGCAACGACAGAACACTCCTCcgtatggtggtggtcccggtccactcggtgccggtgccggcatGGGACCAgggccgggtggtggtggtggtggtggcgctgtcGGGATCCAtccgaaccagcagcagcaacaacagcaacagcatcaccttcatcatcaccagcagcagcagcagcaacaccatcaacagcagcaacaacaacaacagcaaccacatcCAGCccaacaacatcaccagcaacaacaacagcagcaacagcaacagcagcagcagcagcagtattacAACACGGGTTACCAGAACATGCAGGGCTATCAGCCGGACATGCGCATGAACTTCCAGCATAGTCCAGTGCCCGGCAATCCGACGCCTCCCCTCACACCCGCTTCTTCCATGACGCCCTACATCAGTCCAAATCCGGACGTTAAGCCAAACATACCACAGA ATGAGGAACTACGGTTGACGTTCCCGGTGCGCGACGGCATCCTGTTGCCACCGTTCCGGCTCGAGCACAATCTCGCGGTCAGCAACCACGTGTTTCAGCTCAAGTCGACCGTCTACAACACGCTCATGTGCCGACCGGATCTGGAGCTTCAGCTCAAGTGTTTCCACCACGAGGACCGGCAGATGAACACAAACTGGCCGGCGAGCGTCCAGGTATCGGCCAACTCGACGCCACTCGAGATCGACCGCGGTGACAACAAGAACACCCACCGGCCACTCTACCTGAAGCAGGTGTGCCAACCGGGCCGCAATACCATCCAGATCACCGTCAGCACGTGCTGTTGT TCCCATCTGTTTGTGCTGCAGCTGGTACATCGACCGTCGGTGAACCATGTGCTGCATACGCTGCTGAAGCGCAACCTACTGTCCGCCGAGCAGGCGGTGGCCAAAATCAAGCGCAACTTCGCCGCCAGTCATACGGCGAACGCCaaccagggaccgggtgcggCCGACAAGGCGACCGATCCACTGTCCGGCGATCCGACGACACCCAACTCCGCCAAG GTTTCTCTCAAGTGTACCGTGACCTCAAAGAGGATAACGTTGCCAGCCCGTGGTCACGACTGTAAGCACATTCAGTGCTTCGATCTGGAGGCGTATCTGGCGCTTAACTGTGAGCGCGGTAACTGGCGGTGTCCTGTGTGCAA TAAACCTGCTCTGACGGAAGGTCTCGAGATCGATCAGTACATGTGGGCGATACTGAACACGCTAAACTCCTCGAACACCCCGAACGGCATGGACACGGAAGAGGTGATCATCGATGCGCAGGCCAACTGGCGGGCGATCAAACCTCCCGGCTGCATCGGCAATCCCAACATCGGTGGCAATCTCAACCCTcaacagtcgcagcagcagcagcagcagcaacaacaacaacatccacaGCAGCAttcacagcaacagcttcaacagcaaccaccccAACCACAGAACCCGAATGAAGCGAGTGGTGGTCCGATTGCTGGTGGACGTGGTGGTTCCGGAACTCCCGGACTACCCGTCATCAAACCGGACCCGGATGCGGATGCAAAGCATTTCAGCAGCAAGGTGATGTCCCCTGGCTCGACCTCGCTCCCAACGTGGGACAACATGAACGCAATGAGCCCGTACATGAGCCCCGACATGAGTTCGATCGCTAGCGGTAGCATGATGGGTTCAAA CAGCTACAATCGGACACCACAGTACGATACGTACGGCAATCCCATCATCAAGCAGGAACCGGGACCAGCCAGTGGTGGAAatgtggtgggtggtggtggtgcgggcaGCATAGGAAATGGAGGCAACAACGGCAATAATGGGAACGGTAACAACGCCGGACCCGGTACCCCGGTAACCGACTTCCACGGTGGTAATCCGCTCGCTCATCTGAGCGATTCCGTCAACTCGCTCGATCCCCTGAATGCGATGGAGAAATCGCTGAATGATCAG ATGCCCCACACCCCCCatacaccgcacacaccgggTGGTGGTAACTCGTCCGGTCATCCTATGACACCCGGTGGACCACCGAGTGTACCGCCCGCGAACGAGAACCCACAGCAACCGAGCCAATCCAACTCGAGCGGCACTAGTGGCTgtcccagcagcagtggcaacagcaacaacaacaacagtaacgtTACCAATGCCGGCCAGAGCagtagcggtagcagcagcggtggtatcAATCCGAACACAACCATGGGCCAGATGAGTCACAGTCCGGGCAATGCGGGTCATGGCATGCAGCTGCACtctccacagcagcagcaacagcaacatcctaATCTGGGCCTTGGGCCCAACAATCCAGCGGCCAACATCATGAACTCACCGCAGAGTTTAATGAACTCACCACAGAACATGATGAACTCACCGCAGAGCatgatgcaacagcagcagcaacaacaaaatctCCTTTCCCTCGGCTCGATGAtaggccaccagcagcagcagcagcagcagcagcagcagcagagccatGCGAACGCCCTCGTCGGTCTGACGGATGTCGATCTGCCGGCAGATCTCAACTTTGATCCGGCCGCCGTCATCGAGGGTGAAGGAGGCAACGATCTGAAC ctgctgcccgATAACGGTATCGTTGATCCGATGGAGCTGCTCTCCTATTTGGATCCACCGGATCTGAACACACCACCGTCGAGTGGTTCCAGCAACAATGCCAACAGTGACGACATACTGGCCGCCCTGTTTGACTAA
- the LOC126578121 gene encoding zinc finger MIZ domain-containing protein 1 isoform X1: MSAQGGSLGAPALGDRRSPYIGGYPADAQHHQQQQQQQQQHLQNPHHDYHRGVLQQQDTTGGYLDKQQLLQLQQQQQQQQQKAYAKQAQAAAGGANQQQQQQQQHGQRAARSAASTTGSSSGTAGGQHGFNGQAMVAAAGGQQGNMDVGYNPQMSNMAMHSQSQSWNQMGGMGQMGGGGGMGQMNAMNQMGGGGGTGAGNVGGAMGPMGQMGGNPGPGAGMPMNAMNAMNGMGPGGGGGGGAGGGAGYGRHHQQMNPMAQMMNMGMGMGGGGGGGGQMGQNGGMGPGGMAGGGGGAMNPLSQMNQMSPMSKMQGMANGYGPPQHPRRMAPYPNPQMQMAHKRSMYGMGGQGQGQGMPGAGGQFPPHHQAAAAAAAAAAAAAAGVPLPMQAAGGYGRHGPMGPMGGYRGGPPMMQQRQNTPPYGGGPGPLGAGAGMGPGPGGGGGGGAVGIHPNQQQQQQQQHHLHHHQQQQQQHHQQQQQQQQQPHPAQQHHQQQQQQQQQQQQQQQYYNTGYQNMQGYQPDMRMNFQHSPVPGNPTPPLTPASSMTPYISPNPDVKPNIPQIDEELRLTFPVRDGILLPPFRLEHNLAVSNHVFQLKSTVYNTLMCRPDLELQLKCFHHEDRQMNTNWPASVQVSANSTPLEIDRGDNKNTHRPLYLKQVCQPGRNTIQITVSTCCCSHLFVLQLVHRPSVNHVLHTLLKRNLLSAEQAVAKIKRNFAASHTANANQGPGAADKATDPLSGDPTTPNSAKVSLKCTVTSKRITLPARGHDCKHIQCFDLEAYLALNCERGNWRCPVCNKPALTEGLEIDQYMWAILNTLNSSNTPNGMDTEEVIIDAQANWRAIKPPGCIGNPNIGGNLNPQQSQQQQQQQQQQHPQQHSQQQLQQQPPQPQNPNEASGGPIAGGRGGSGTPGLPVIKPDPDADAKHFSSKVMSPGSTSLPTWDNMNAMSPYMSPDMSSIASGSMMGSNSYNRTPQYDTYGNPIIKQEPGPASGGNVVGGGGAGSIGNGGNNGNNGNGNNAGPGTPVTDFHGGNPLAHLSDSVNSLDPLNAMEKSLNDQMPHTPHTPHTPGGGNSSGHPMTPGGPPSVPPANENPQQPSQSNSSGTSGCPSSSGNSNNNNSNVTNAGQSSSGSSSGGINPNTTMGQMSHSPGNAGHGMQLHSPQQQQQQHPNLGLGPNNPAANIMNSPQSLMNSPQNMMNSPQSMMQQQQQQQNLLSLGSMIGHQQQQQQQQQQQSHANALVGLTDVDLPADLNFDPAAVIEGEGGNDLNLLPDNGIVDPMELLSYLDPPDLNTPPSSGSSNNANSDDILAALFD, translated from the exons ATGAGCGCCCAGGGGGGCTCCCTAGGGGCTCCAGCTTTGGGTGATCGTCGATCTCCTTACATCGGAGGCTACCCAGCCGAcgctcagcaccaccagcagcagcagcagcagcagcaacaacatttgcaaaaTCCACATCACG ATTACCACCGGGGAGTCCTACAGCAACAGGACACTACCGGAGGCTACTTAGATAAACAGCAACTGCTGcaacttcaacagcagcagcagcaacagcaacagaaagcCTACGCAAAGCAGGCACAGGCGGCAGCAGGCGGtgctaaccagcagcagcagcagcagcagcagcacggtcaGCGAGCGGCTCGCTCGGCCgcatccaccaccggcagtagcagcggcactGCCGGTGGTCAGCACGGTTTCAACGGTCAAGCTATGGTCGCAGCGGCCGGTGGTCAGCAGGGCAACATGGACGTAGGATACAATCCACAG ATGAGCAACATGGCCATGCACTCGCAGTCACAGTCCTGGAACCAGATGGGTGGCATGGGCcagatgggtggtggtggcggtatgGGACAGATGAACGCCATGAACCagatgggcggtggtggtggcaccggtgccgggAATGTCGGCGGTGCCATGGGGCCGATGGGTCAGATGGGTGGCAACCCTGGTCCCGGTGCCGGTATGCCGATGAACGCGATGAACGCCATGAACGGAATGGGaccaggcggcggcggcggaggtggagcgggtggtggtgcaggctACGGACGGCACCATCAACAGATGAACCCGATGGCGCAGATGATGAACATGGGCATGGGCatgggtggaggaggtggcggAGGCGGTCAGATGGGCCAGAATGGTGGAATGGGCCCAGGAGgaatggccggtggtggtggtggtgccatgAATCCACTCAGCCAGATGAACCAGATGTCACCGATGTCGAAGATGCAAGGAATGGCCAATGGGTACGGACCACCGCAGCATCCCCGGCGGATGGCACCCTACCCGAACCCGCAGATGCAGATGGCGCACAAGCGTTCGATGTACGGGATGGGCGgtcagggccagggccagggtatgcccggtgccggtggtcaaTTTCCACCTCACCATcaggcagcagcggcagcagcagcagcagcagcggccgcagcagccggTGTACCACTACCCATGCAAGCCGCCGGTGGCTACGGTCGCCACGGACCGATGGGCCCGATGGGCGGCTACCGAGGTGGTCCACCGATGATGCAGCAACGACAGAACACTCCTCcgtatggtggtggtcccggtccactcggtgccggtgccggcatGGGACCAgggccgggtggtggtggtggtggtggcgctgtcGGGATCCAtccgaaccagcagcagcaacaacagcaacagcatcaccttcatcatcaccagcagcagcagcagcaacaccatcaacagcagcaacaacaacaacagcaaccacatcCAGCccaacaacatcaccagcaacaacaacagcagcaacagcaacagcagcagcagcagcagtattacAACACGGGTTACCAGAACATGCAGGGCTATCAGCCGGACATGCGCATGAACTTCCAGCATAGTCCAGTGCCCGGCAATCCGACGCCTCCCCTCACACCCGCTTCTTCCATGACGCCCTACATCAGTCCAAATCCGGACGTTAAGCCAAACATACCACAGA TAGATGAGGAACTACGGTTGACGTTCCCGGTGCGCGACGGCATCCTGTTGCCACCGTTCCGGCTCGAGCACAATCTCGCGGTCAGCAACCACGTGTTTCAGCTCAAGTCGACCGTCTACAACACGCTCATGTGCCGACCGGATCTGGAGCTTCAGCTCAAGTGTTTCCACCACGAGGACCGGCAGATGAACACAAACTGGCCGGCGAGCGTCCAGGTATCGGCCAACTCGACGCCACTCGAGATCGACCGCGGTGACAACAAGAACACCCACCGGCCACTCTACCTGAAGCAGGTGTGCCAACCGGGCCGCAATACCATCCAGATCACCGTCAGCACGTGCTGTTGT TCCCATCTGTTTGTGCTGCAGCTGGTACATCGACCGTCGGTGAACCATGTGCTGCATACGCTGCTGAAGCGCAACCTACTGTCCGCCGAGCAGGCGGTGGCCAAAATCAAGCGCAACTTCGCCGCCAGTCATACGGCGAACGCCaaccagggaccgggtgcggCCGACAAGGCGACCGATCCACTGTCCGGCGATCCGACGACACCCAACTCCGCCAAG GTTTCTCTCAAGTGTACCGTGACCTCAAAGAGGATAACGTTGCCAGCCCGTGGTCACGACTGTAAGCACATTCAGTGCTTCGATCTGGAGGCGTATCTGGCGCTTAACTGTGAGCGCGGTAACTGGCGGTGTCCTGTGTGCAA TAAACCTGCTCTGACGGAAGGTCTCGAGATCGATCAGTACATGTGGGCGATACTGAACACGCTAAACTCCTCGAACACCCCGAACGGCATGGACACGGAAGAGGTGATCATCGATGCGCAGGCCAACTGGCGGGCGATCAAACCTCCCGGCTGCATCGGCAATCCCAACATCGGTGGCAATCTCAACCCTcaacagtcgcagcagcagcagcagcagcaacaacaacaacatccacaGCAGCAttcacagcaacagcttcaacagcaaccaccccAACCACAGAACCCGAATGAAGCGAGTGGTGGTCCGATTGCTGGTGGACGTGGTGGTTCCGGAACTCCCGGACTACCCGTCATCAAACCGGACCCGGATGCGGATGCAAAGCATTTCAGCAGCAAGGTGATGTCCCCTGGCTCGACCTCGCTCCCAACGTGGGACAACATGAACGCAATGAGCCCGTACATGAGCCCCGACATGAGTTCGATCGCTAGCGGTAGCATGATGGGTTCAAA CAGCTACAATCGGACACCACAGTACGATACGTACGGCAATCCCATCATCAAGCAGGAACCGGGACCAGCCAGTGGTGGAAatgtggtgggtggtggtggtgcgggcaGCATAGGAAATGGAGGCAACAACGGCAATAATGGGAACGGTAACAACGCCGGACCCGGTACCCCGGTAACCGACTTCCACGGTGGTAATCCGCTCGCTCATCTGAGCGATTCCGTCAACTCGCTCGATCCCCTGAATGCGATGGAGAAATCGCTGAATGATCAG ATGCCCCACACCCCCCatacaccgcacacaccgggTGGTGGTAACTCGTCCGGTCATCCTATGACACCCGGTGGACCACCGAGTGTACCGCCCGCGAACGAGAACCCACAGCAACCGAGCCAATCCAACTCGAGCGGCACTAGTGGCTgtcccagcagcagtggcaacagcaacaacaacaacagtaacgtTACCAATGCCGGCCAGAGCagtagcggtagcagcagcggtggtatcAATCCGAACACAACCATGGGCCAGATGAGTCACAGTCCGGGCAATGCGGGTCATGGCATGCAGCTGCACtctccacagcagcagcaacagcaacatcctaATCTGGGCCTTGGGCCCAACAATCCAGCGGCCAACATCATGAACTCACCGCAGAGTTTAATGAACTCACCACAGAACATGATGAACTCACCGCAGAGCatgatgcaacagcagcagcaacaacaaaatctCCTTTCCCTCGGCTCGATGAtaggccaccagcagcagcagcagcagcagcagcagcagcagagccatGCGAACGCCCTCGTCGGTCTGACGGATGTCGATCTGCCGGCAGATCTCAACTTTGATCCGGCCGCCGTCATCGAGGGTGAAGGAGGCAACGATCTGAAC ctgctgcccgATAACGGTATCGTTGATCCGATGGAGCTGCTCTCCTATTTGGATCCACCGGATCTGAACACACCACCGTCGAGTGGTTCCAGCAACAATGCCAACAGTGACGACATACTGGCCGCCCTGTTTGACTAA